GGCAGCCTCAATCACAGGCGACATCGTGACTGACCTTTCGCAAAAATCCGGCGACTCTCGCCTCACCGAACGCGGGCGGCGAAGGCTGACGAAGGTTATCATTCTCTCGATAGTCCTGTTGCTATTGATGCTTTCGCTCATCGCCCAGGGCGGGTTCAACCTGACACCGTTCGTCACGCCTGACACCGCAGCCGAGACGCTCCTCTTGTACGCGCTCTCAACTCTCAACTTTCTTGCCTTCGTAACGCTGCTGTTCGTGTTGCTGAGGAACGTGCTGAAACTCGTGCGCGAGCGGCGCGCGGCCAAGCTTGGTTCGAAGTTCAAATTGCGCTTGGTAAGCTACGCAATAGGCCTCTCGCTCTTGCCGGTTCTGCTGCTGTTCTTTTTCGCGTTCGGGCTTCTGAATCGCAGCATAGATCGCTGGTTTGGCGAGCCCGCGCGCCAGATCGTCGACGATGCCCGCGCTATCGAAGAAAGTTACTTCAAGAAAGAAGAGGCTGATCTTGTGGGCAGCGCGCGCGCAATTGCTCGCAGCATATCAAACGGTGGGCAGGGCGATTACGACAGCCCGGCATTCAGATCGAAGCTTGATCGAGAGATGTCCGACTACGATCTGTCGCTGGTGCGGCTAGTGTTTCCGGGCGGAAGCAAAACCATCCAGCGAGGCGAGAGACAGGTTGAACGCTTCATCGAGGAAACGCTCAACGCCGCCCAACAGCAGATTAGCGGCGGGGCCGAGTCATTCAGCGGGAGTGACGAGGGTGACAGCCCGACGGCGATCTTCGTGATCGCGGCGGTCCGGCTATCAGGCGGCGCAAGCGACCCGCAAGCGCTCATCGTTGCGAGCGAGTTCCCGCCTGAACTCACTCAGCGCGCGGCGACCATCAGCGAGCAACACGAAAATTTTCATAGCCTCCTGGGAAAGATCAAACGAATCAAAGCGATTTATATATTGCTGCTTGCCGCAGTCACCTTGTTGTTGATCTTCTCGGCAAGCTGGCTTGCGCTCTACGTGGCGCGCGGGATAACCATCCCCATTCAAGCGCTGGCCGAAGCAACCGATCGAGTCGCGCAAGGCGACTTCGGGCACCCGGTTGAGACGGTCGCCGAGGATGAACTGGCCGTGCTGGTGAAATCGTTCAACCAGATGGCCGCAATGCTCGCTGAGAACCGAGAGCGGCTCGAACACGCGGCCGAAGACCTCAGCCGGATCAATCTCGCGTTGGACAACCGCCGCCGTTACATCGAGACTGTGCTGGAATCTTTATCGACCGGGGTGATCTCAACCGACGAAAATGCCGGTATCGCGACCATCAACCGCTCGGCGCTGTGGATGCTCGGCCTCAAAGACAAGCCCGAGAACCACACCCCGATCGATCGAGTAGTCGAAGGACCTCAAGGCGAAGAGCTCGCCGCGCTCTGCCGCCGGGCGCGGCGAAGCGAGATTGCTCAGGCTGAGATAGAGTTCAGACGAGCCGACAGCAGCTTTCTGGCTACGGCGACCACCGCGATTGCGCTTCGAACTTCCGAAGGCACCATCGAAGGTTTGGTTATCGTGATCGAAGATTTGACCGACCTGATCCAGGCAGAACGGGCTGCGGCGTGGAGCGAGGTCGCCCGCCGAATGGCCCACGAGATAAAAAACCCGCTCACGCCGATTCAGCTTTCAGCCGAACGCATAATGCGAAACTACGAACGGAGTCTAGCCGCCAAAACGGAGCCGCGGTTTGACGAAGTCGTCCGCGAAGGCACGTCGACTATTGTGCGCGAAGTGGCCGCGCTTCAGCGGATGGTGGAGGAGTTCTCGCGCTTCGCTCGTCTGCCGGAAGCGCAGCCGGTTGAAGCTTCTTTGAATGACGTCGTGCGCGATGCAGTCAACCTTTACGCTGAGCGGCTCGACGGGATTCGCATCGACTGCCGCCTCGCGGATGACTTGCCTGCGCTGCGGCTGGATAAGGAGCAGATCAAGCGCGCCCTGGTAAATCTGATCGACAACGCAGTGGAAGCGCTGGGCACCGATGGGAGAGACGGGAGCAACGGCTCAAACGATGGGCATGAAGTTTCCGTCGAGAGACTCATTGCGCTCGAATCTTTGTATATGAAGGCGAGCGACTCAGTGCGGCTGATTGTAGCTGACACCGGTCACGGGATAAGCCGGCGCGATCGTGACAAACTTTTTCTGCCGAAATTCTCCACTCGCAACCGAGGCACCGGCCTCGGTCTGGCCATCGTCAGCCACATCATTGCCGACCACAAAGGGCGCGTGTGGGTCGAGGACAATCAGCCTTGCGGCGCGCGCTTCATCATCGAGCTCCCTGCAGGCAGGGCGGAGTGAGTCGAGCACACCTGGTAACGCTTCGAGCACTCAGCAATCGCGAGAATTCATCGCACTGACCCAATGCCCTGAATTGGTAAACAAGTAGGAATGTTGGGCGCGCTCGAACACTATGCGGAAGAGCCTTGCTGCTTCCGCCGGTGCGGGGGCGATCTGGCAATCCGGGACCCATTTGGGCTTGTCTAAGATCGCGGCGCCGTATATAGTCGCGCCCGTTAACGGAGCCCCTTCATGCAGACCGGCACTTCCCGTGTAACGACCGACAGCAACCAGCGACTGGCTCAATCTGCCGTGCCCAAACCGAAACTTCTCGATCAGGTGCGGCAGGCGATTGGCGCCCGGCATTACAGCAAACGTACTGAAAAGACCTATGTAGACTGGATCAAGCGATTCATCTTATTTCATGGGAAGCGTCACCCGAAAGATATGGGTGAGCCCGAGATCAACCAGTTCCTAACCGACCTCGCAGTCAACAAGAAGGTCAGTGCGTCTACTCAGAACCAGGCGTTGAGGGCGATCTTGTTTCTCTACCAGCGAGTCCTGGAGAAACCTCTTGAGTGGGTCAATCCCGCAGTGCGAGCGAAGAAACCTAAACGCCTCCCGGTTGTGTTAACCCGCCAAGAAGTCAAAACAATTCTCGACTCGATGGACGGCGCACCAAAGCTGGTAGCAACTCTGTTGTATGGCGCCGGGCTTCGTCTCAACGAATGTTTGGAGCTTCGATTCAAGGACATCGACTTCACTACCAAGCAGATTCTAGTTCGTGACGGCAAGGGACAAAAGGATCGAATCACGACGCTTCCAGCGTCGGTGAAGGAACCGCTGCTTGCGCACTTAAGGGACGTTTGGAGACTGCACCAGCGCGACTTGCGCGAGGGAGCCGGTCGAGTGGTACTACCATATGCGTTGGCCAAGAAGTATCCCAACGCCGACCGTGAGTGGGGTTGGCAGTGGGCTTTCCCCGCGCCCACTCGCTATTTCGACAAGGAAGCCAAGATCGAACGCCGGCATCATCTTCACGAGACAGCGGTGCAGAAGGCGATGAAGCTAGCCGTCAATCGCGCCCGCATAGGCAAGCCGGCCACACCTCACACGTTGCGTCATTCATTTGCCACGCATTTGCTGGAGGATGGCTACGATATTCGGACGATTCAGGAGTTGTTGGGACACAACGATCTCAATACCACGATGATTTACACTCACGTGTTGAACAAAGGCGGCCGGGGCGTGCGCAGCCCGGCGGATCTGTTGTGAGTCGCAGCCACCTGATTATACAAAGCGGGAATATGCGGAAACGAACGGTCTGGCTAACACTTCGAGAATTTACATCAGCTTCTGCGAAGTAATCTGTTGAACGATGACAGAATAACGGACCCAGACGGTCTCGGATCGCATTGGATTATGCGGAAAGAATCTTCTGGATAAACGGATTATACAGGGCCGTATAATTCATGTTAGGCGGCGAGGTGAGGTATCGATTAAAACGGGGGATACATGAATAACATC
This DNA window, taken from Acidobacteriota bacterium, encodes the following:
- a CDS encoding ATP-binding protein, which codes for MTDLSQKSGDSRLTERGRRRLTKVIILSIVLLLLMLSLIAQGGFNLTPFVTPDTAAETLLLYALSTLNFLAFVTLLFVLLRNVLKLVRERRAAKLGSKFKLRLVSYAIGLSLLPVLLLFFFAFGLLNRSIDRWFGEPARQIVDDARAIEESYFKKEEADLVGSARAIARSISNGGQGDYDSPAFRSKLDREMSDYDLSLVRLVFPGGSKTIQRGERQVERFIEETLNAAQQQISGGAESFSGSDEGDSPTAIFVIAAVRLSGGASDPQALIVASEFPPELTQRAATISEQHENFHSLLGKIKRIKAIYILLLAAVTLLLIFSASWLALYVARGITIPIQALAEATDRVAQGDFGHPVETVAEDELAVLVKSFNQMAAMLAENRERLEHAAEDLSRINLALDNRRRYIETVLESLSTGVISTDENAGIATINRSALWMLGLKDKPENHTPIDRVVEGPQGEELAALCRRARRSEIAQAEIEFRRADSSFLATATTAIALRTSEGTIEGLVIVIEDLTDLIQAERAAAWSEVARRMAHEIKNPLTPIQLSAERIMRNYERSLAAKTEPRFDEVVREGTSTIVREVAALQRMVEEFSRFARLPEAQPVEASLNDVVRDAVNLYAERLDGIRIDCRLADDLPALRLDKEQIKRALVNLIDNAVEALGTDGRDGSNGSNDGHEVSVERLIALESLYMKASDSVRLIVADTGHGISRRDRDKLFLPKFSTRNRGTGLGLAIVSHIIADHKGRVWVEDNQPCGARFIIELPAGRAE
- a CDS encoding integron integrase → MQTGTSRVTTDSNQRLAQSAVPKPKLLDQVRQAIGARHYSKRTEKTYVDWIKRFILFHGKRHPKDMGEPEINQFLTDLAVNKKVSASTQNQALRAILFLYQRVLEKPLEWVNPAVRAKKPKRLPVVLTRQEVKTILDSMDGAPKLVATLLYGAGLRLNECLELRFKDIDFTTKQILVRDGKGQKDRITTLPASVKEPLLAHLRDVWRLHQRDLREGAGRVVLPYALAKKYPNADREWGWQWAFPAPTRYFDKEAKIERRHHLHETAVQKAMKLAVNRARIGKPATPHTLRHSFATHLLEDGYDIRTIQELLGHNDLNTTMIYTHVLNKGGRGVRSPADLL